The bacterium genome includes a region encoding these proteins:
- a CDS encoding AAA family ATPase → MQSTDVTLRPEEFRTIAHRIEDALRVAIVGQEEVVRGVLTAILAGGHVLLEGAPGLGKTLLVRTLGEALHLDFSRIQFTPDLMPADVTGTTLILEDDAGRKSFQFQPGPIFAHLLLADEINRATPKTQAALLEAMQEHHVTISRTTYPLPEPFLVLATQNPIEMEGTYPLPEAQLDRFLFKLRVAFPALDELREIAERTTGPETPGARRVVDGAALRGLQAFAREVPVASHVQEYAARLVLATHPGPEGATETARRFVRYGASPRGLQALIRAGKVRALAQGRAHVATEDLQALAVPSLRHRILLNFEGEAQGVDAERVIEDAIRHTDARTAPTVNA, encoded by the coding sequence ATGCAATCGACCGACGTCACGCTGCGACCGGAAGAGTTTCGGACGATCGCGCATCGCATCGAGGACGCGCTTCGCGTGGCGATCGTGGGCCAGGAGGAGGTCGTGCGCGGCGTCCTCACCGCGATCCTCGCCGGCGGACACGTCCTGCTGGAAGGCGCCCCGGGCCTGGGCAAGACCCTCCTGGTCCGAACCCTGGGCGAGGCCCTTCACCTGGACTTCAGCCGAATTCAGTTCACTCCGGATTTGATGCCGGCCGACGTGACCGGCACGACGCTGATTCTCGAGGACGACGCCGGCCGCAAGTCCTTCCAGTTTCAGCCGGGGCCGATCTTCGCCCACCTCCTCCTGGCCGACGAGATCAACCGGGCGACGCCCAAGACCCAGGCCGCGTTGCTCGAGGCGATGCAGGAGCACCACGTCACGATCTCGCGCACGACCTACCCGCTTCCGGAGCCTTTTCTCGTCCTGGCGACGCAGAACCCGATCGAGATGGAGGGGACCTATCCGCTTCCGGAGGCGCAGCTCGACCGCTTCCTGTTCAAGCTGCGCGTCGCCTTTCCCGCGCTCGACGAGCTGCGCGAGATCGCGGAGCGCACCACGGGGCCGGAGACGCCCGGCGCCCGCCGCGTCGTCGACGGCGCGGCGCTGCGCGGCCTGCAGGCGTTCGCGCGCGAGGTCCCGGTCGCCTCCCACGTGCAGGAGTACGCGGCGCGTTTGGTGCTGGCGACCCATCCCGGACCGGAGGGCGCGACCGAAACGGCGCGCCGGTTCGTGCGGTACGGCGCGAGTCCTCGCGGGCTGCAGGCGCTGATCCGCGCCGGCAAGGTCCGCGCGCTCGCGCAGGGCCGCGCCCACGTGGCGACCGAAGATTTGCAGGCGCTCGCCGTCCCGTCGCTGCGCCACCGGATTCTCTTGAACTTCGAGGGCGAAGCCCAGGGCGTCGATGCCGAGCGTGTCATCGAGGACGCGATCCGCCATACGGACGCGCGGACGGCCCCGACGGTCAACGCCTGA
- a CDS encoding DUF58 domain-containing protein, translated as MSDAAGAPAAAAPRDQAGLLDPAFLQRLEALSLVSRRRVRGRQRGERRSLVRGRGIEFDDYRAYEPGDDYRYIDWNIASRLDRLFVKLFSEEEDLDVHLLIDTSRSMAAGAPSKLLLAKQLAAAIGYIGLVNLDRVEVGVFSSGPGPRLSRLRGRGRAFDLLRFLDGIAPEGTTDLGLALRRTLDESPRRGLLVVISDLLDPHGYEDGLLRARHHGMQTFVIHVLAEDELAPRLSGELRLIDAETGRAVEVTIDADALRAYAEARDAYLEGIQQFCFRHGIDYLRTTSTVPADSLVLRYLRQGGLVR; from the coding sequence GTGTCTGACGCCGCGGGGGCACCCGCCGCGGCCGCGCCGCGGGATCAGGCCGGGCTGCTCGATCCGGCGTTTCTTCAGCGGCTCGAAGCGCTCAGCCTCGTCAGCCGGCGCCGCGTGCGGGGACGGCAGCGCGGCGAGCGGCGCAGCCTGGTGCGGGGGCGCGGCATCGAGTTCGACGACTACCGCGCGTACGAGCCCGGCGACGATTACCGCTACATCGACTGGAACATCGCCTCCCGCCTCGACCGCCTGTTCGTCAAGTTGTTCAGCGAGGAAGAGGATCTCGACGTCCACCTGCTGATCGACACGAGCCGGTCGATGGCCGCGGGCGCGCCGAGCAAGCTGCTCCTGGCCAAGCAACTCGCCGCCGCGATCGGCTACATCGGCCTCGTCAACCTCGATCGCGTCGAGGTCGGCGTCTTCTCCTCCGGCCCCGGCCCGCGGTTGAGCCGGCTGCGCGGCCGCGGCCGCGCCTTCGACCTCCTGCGGTTTCTCGACGGCATCGCGCCGGAGGGCACGACCGACCTCGGCCTCGCGCTGCGGCGAACGCTCGACGAATCGCCCCGCCGCGGGCTGCTCGTCGTGATCTCCGACCTGCTCGATCCTCACGGCTATGAGGACGGCCTGCTGCGGGCGCGGCACCATGGGATGCAGACGTTCGTCATTCACGTCCTCGCCGAGGACGAACTCGCCCCGCGGCTGTCCGGCGAGCTGCGCCTCATCGACGCGGAAACGGGCCGGGCCGTGGAAGTGACGATCGACGCCGACGCCCTGCGGGCCTACGCCGAGGCGCGCGACGCCTACCTCGAGGGCATCCAGCAGTTCTGCTTCCGGCACGGCATTGACTATCTGCGGACGACCTCGACCGTGCCGGCCGACTCGCTCGTGCTGCGCTACCTCCGGCAGGGAGGGTTGGTGCGGTGA
- a CDS encoding VWA domain-containing protein translates to MTFGAPATLWALAAVPVLVVLYLLRVRRREHVVSSVLLWVKSQPSWAAFRPSRRVERSLLLLLQIVAAAGIAMALAQPALLGWTAGNGDVVLVLDGSMSMRARDVAPTRFDRARAEARDVLARLGPGHRAALVLAAAHPLVLVPPTADRRRLAAALAQAQPWDVAGDVRGAVDLAVQLVPGPRGRIFVWTDAARSPVPALPNVTTRVLGAADDNTGIVALRVVRDAETVQALVRVTNFGRAAVRAPLRVTRDGSPVYGETLALAAGETRTVVFPVSAPRGEADAGVLRAQLDVRDALPDDKTADALLAPAPLPSVLLVGPDDPPLERLLRVAPVSRAAVTRETDPAAWRGYDVVILDRVTTGAVPPGRYLAIGTVPPNLPANPSGVVDAPDIATWDRRDPVLRFVDFGDVHVRQALRLAPESGHVLAAGPSPLLWAYEGRGLRAIVLAFGLADSDLPQHVAFPVLLVNSLAWLGGDAADLHAGQTLEVPAAGADRAVLRRPDGARIDVAARDGVFSFALPRAGVYRLTTPAGERAVSVSAGSEAAGLIAPGVSGAASPPPVQQVLARLALWPWLVLGAVAVALGEWALATRRHGGDA, encoded by the coding sequence GTGACCTTCGGCGCGCCGGCCACGCTGTGGGCGCTCGCGGCGGTCCCGGTGCTGGTCGTGCTCTACCTGCTGCGGGTGCGGCGCCGGGAGCACGTCGTGAGCAGCGTGCTGCTGTGGGTGAAGTCGCAGCCGTCGTGGGCGGCGTTTCGTCCCTCGCGCCGCGTCGAGCGGAGCCTGCTGCTGCTGCTGCAAATCGTCGCCGCGGCCGGCATCGCAATGGCGCTCGCGCAGCCCGCGCTCCTCGGCTGGACGGCCGGGAATGGGGACGTGGTGCTGGTGCTGGACGGGTCGATGTCGATGCGCGCCCGGGATGTGGCCCCGACGCGATTCGATCGGGCTCGGGCCGAGGCGCGCGACGTGCTGGCGCGCCTCGGCCCGGGCCACCGCGCGGCCCTCGTGCTCGCCGCCGCGCATCCGCTCGTGCTCGTTCCGCCGACCGCCGACCGCCGCCGACTCGCCGCCGCGCTGGCCCAGGCGCAGCCGTGGGACGTGGCCGGCGACGTCCGCGGGGCCGTCGATCTGGCCGTACAGCTCGTGCCGGGACCGCGCGGACGGATCTTCGTTTGGACCGACGCCGCGCGATCGCCCGTGCCGGCGCTGCCGAACGTCACCACCCGCGTCCTCGGCGCGGCGGACGATAACACCGGCATCGTCGCCCTGCGCGTCGTGCGGGACGCGGAGACCGTCCAAGCCCTCGTGCGGGTGACCAACTTCGGCCGCGCGGCGGTGCGCGCGCCGCTGCGCGTGACGCGGGACGGCAGCCCGGTGTACGGCGAGACCCTCGCGCTGGCCGCGGGCGAAACGCGGACCGTCGTGTTCCCGGTGTCTGCCCCGCGGGGGGAGGCGGACGCCGGCGTGCTGCGCGCGCAGCTCGACGTGCGCGACGCGCTGCCCGACGACAAGACCGCGGACGCGCTCCTCGCGCCCGCTCCGCTGCCGTCCGTGCTGCTTGTCGGGCCGGACGATCCGCCGCTCGAGCGGCTGCTGCGCGTCGCGCCGGTCTCGCGGGCCGCGGTGACGCGGGAGACCGACCCCGCCGCGTGGCGCGGCTACGACGTGGTGATCCTCGACCGCGTGACGACCGGTGCCGTGCCGCCCGGCCGCTACCTGGCGATCGGGACTGTCCCGCCGAACCTGCCGGCCAATCCCTCCGGCGTCGTCGACGCGCCCGACATCGCGACATGGGACCGGCGCGATCCGGTGCTGCGGTTTGTCGACTTCGGGGACGTGCACGTCCGTCAAGCGCTGCGGCTCGCCCCCGAATCCGGGCACGTGCTCGCCGCGGGACCGTCGCCGCTCCTGTGGGCGTACGAGGGCCGGGGGTTGCGCGCGATCGTCCTCGCATTCGGTCTCGCGGACTCCGACCTTCCGCAGCACGTCGCGTTCCCGGTGCTGTTGGTGAACAGCCTCGCCTGGCTCGGCGGCGACGCCGCCGACCTCCACGCCGGGCAGACGCTGGAGGTACCGGCGGCGGGCGCGGATCGGGCGGTGCTGCGGCGGCCCGACGGGGCGCGCATCGACGTGGCGGCCCGGGATGGCGTGTTTTCGTTCGCGCTGCCGCGTGCCGGCGTGTACCGGCTGACCACACCGGCCGGCGAGCGGGCGGTGTCGGTGAGCGCCGGGTCCGAGGCCGCCGGCCTCATCGCCCCCGGCGTGTCCGGCGCCGCGTCACCCCCGCCGGTCCAGCAGGTGCTGGCCCGTCTCGCGCTCTGGCCTTGGCTCGTGCTGGGGGCCGTCGCGGTAGCGCTCGGCGAGTGGGCGCTCGCTACCCGGCGGCACGGCGGGGACGCCTGA